DNA from Sinorhizobium arboris LMG 14919:
GCCCGCACTCTGCTCGAGACCTATGTCGGCCCGCATGCGAGCGAGCAGATTCTTGCCGGAGCGACCACGCGCGGCAGCGGCGTGACCGTGGGCGCCGCGATCCTGATCTGCGACCTGCGCGACTTCACGAAACTGTCTGACCTCTGGCCCAGGGACGACGTCATCGAACTCCTGAACGGCTACTTCGACGCCATGTCCGAGCCGATCGAGCGGCATGGCGGGGAGATCCTGAAATTCATGGGTGATGGATTGCTGGCGATCTTCCCGCTCAGCAACCCCTGTGCCTGCAGTCAGCTTCTCGGAGCCATCGACGAGGCACAGGCCGCTCTTGCCGCCCTCAACGAGGAGAACCTGCGAAAGGGCCATGATCCGCTGGGATACGGCATCGGCGTGCATGTCGGCGATGTGATGTATGGCAATATCGGTTCGCGCAGGCGTCTCGATTTCACGGTGATCGGACCAGCCGTCAATATCGCTTCGCGCCTCGAAACGCTTACAAAGGAGTTGAAGCGTCCGGTTCTGCTCTCAAGAGCCTTCGTCGAAAAGGCAGGCTGTGCAGGGCAGCTGGAAAATCTGGGTTCCTATGCATTGCGGGGCCTTGACGAGCCGGTCGACGTCTTTGCCTTCTCGGGCAAGCGGTAGCCCCTCATCCGGCCTGCCGGTCACCTTCTCCCCGCAGGCGGGGCGAAGGAAACTCGCGGCAACCGCCCCCGCGTCCCCAGAGGGTTAGGGTTGAACCCCGACGGGAGGGGCATGCGCCATTACTTCATCGTATAGACGTCGATGGTGAAGTACTTGTCGTTGATCTTCTTGTAAGTCCCGTCAGAGCGAATCTCATCGAGTGCCTTGTTCAGCCTCTCGCGCATTTCGTTGTCTTCCTGGCGGACGGCAATGCCGACGCCGTCGCCCACGAACTTCCTGTCGGTGATCGGCTCGCCGATCAACTCGCAGCAATCCTTGCCGTCGTCATTCTTGGTGACCCAATCGAGCATCGGCAGCATGTCGCCCACCTGCAGGTCGAGCCGACCGTTGACCATGTCGAGATTGGCTTCGTCCTGTGTAGGATAGAGCTTGATCTCGGCATCCGGGTAGACGGCGGCGATATAGTCGGCCTGGGTCGTGCCGGATTGGGCGCCGATCACCTTGCCCTTGAGTGCCTCATTGCTGAAATCGGTGATCCCGGCTTCTTTCGGTGCCACATGCGTCATCGCGGCGAGATAGTAGGGATTGCTGAAGGCCACCTGCTTCTTGCGCTCCTCGGTGATGAACATCGAGGCGATGATCATATCGTACTTTTTGGCAAGCAGGCCGGGGATGATGCCGTCCCAGTCCTGGGCGACGACTTCGCATTCGACCCCCATGCGCTCGCAGAGCGCGAGACCGATTTCCACGTCGAAGCCACCGATCTTGCCGGTGGAATCGACGAAGTTGAAGGGCGGATAGGCTCCCTCGGTGCCGATCTTCAGCTTCTCGGCAGCAGCCACGGGAGTCGACAGTGCAGTGCCGGCGAGTGCCAGCGCCAGGATGATGTTTCTCATATTGGTTCCCCTTGCGTTTGCGCCGTTCTCCGGCGCTTCAAGGGAACTCTATGGGCAGATTTCGCATAAACGAAATCGATAGGCGCGATAACCGTTATTTCCTGCGTTGATCCTCAGCCTTTCAGGCGACCCTGCCTCTTCAACTGCTGTTCACGGAAGAAGATGAAGAGGCCGGACGCGACGATCAGCCCGGCGCCGATCACCATCGACAGCCGCGGCGTGTCGCCGAAGATCAGCCAGCCGAAGAAGATTGCCCAGAAGAGCAGCGTGTATTGCAGCGGAGCCACGGTCGCGGCGTCGGCAAGCTTCAGCGCCCGGTTGACGAGTACGTGGGCGACCATCGCGACCACGCCGAGCAGGCAGATGAGCGCCGTGTCGAGGGGTTTAAGGGGCGTCCAGTCGAAGGGCGCCCAGACGAGCCCTGCGACCGCGGCCCCGGCGACCTGCCAGAAGGCGAGCGTCGTATCGGGAGTGCCGCGCAGAGACCGCCCGGAAATCATCATGAAGGCGAAGGTCATGCTGCCGAGAACCGAGATGACGGCGGGGAGCGTGAAAGCCTGTGACGACGGTTCGAGCGCGACGATGACGCCGACGAAACCGACGGCGATTGCCGTCCAGCGACGCCAGCCGACAGGTTCCTTCAGCACCAGCGGCGAAACGGCCGCGACATAGATCGGTGCGGCCAGCCAATAGGTCATGACATCCGCAAGCGGCAGATAGATCACGGCGAAATAGAACGCGACCACTTCGGCGGTCGAGGCGACGACGCGGGCAAGCTGAAGACCGGGTCGCTCGAGTGCGAAGAGTTTCTTCGGGCCGCTCATCCACAGAAAGGGCGCGAGCAGAAGGGCAGCGGCGACGCTGCGGATCAGCACCACCTGGCCGACCGAATAGGTCGCGACCAGCCACTTTCCCATGACGTCATTCACGGAAAACATGAGCATGCCCAGGAGCATGACGACCACGCCGGCGCGGGCAGTTGCGTTTTCATGCGAAAGATTGCCGGGGACGCTGTCGACGGCCATGGATGCGAATTCCTTCAGAGCGGGACCGCGTTTCCGCGGAACATGTCCGGCCACGAGGCTCGGGCTTCAGCGAATCCGGCCGGTGACCTGCTCAGCCATTCGCATATTCGAGCGGCGCAATCCATGCCGCACTGCTTATCAATTCATCACCTTTGCGAATGATAGGGTTCAGCGAAACCGCGCTGCGTCAGGCGCTGCCGACGAGGCGCATGTCGGGGTTGAGGAGTTCGCTGTAAAGCTCTGCATAGCGGGCCGCACTGCGGTGCCAGGAGCAGTCGGTTTTCATGCCCTGCCGGCGAAGGCTCTCCCAGACGCG
Protein-coding regions in this window:
- a CDS encoding adenylate/guanylate cyclase domain-containing protein, giving the protein MAITKPSEADLAIQSPTEPRSLLPSESEGSWPARRRRIIDWLVIETRGERFIDNIFVEMCRKLAEAGVPVARATLHFRIHHPQWVGARILWRKGLAEAELDTYAYGVEDTSQYLNSPLREFNDGAEEVRGRLDDPTAGGPDYPLYAELRGEGLTDYIIWPLYHTLGKRHAITFASDRPGGFSSEDLAFLKDILPALALVSEIRLKNRLARTLLETYVGPHASEQILAGATTRGSGVTVGAAILICDLRDFTKLSDLWPRDDVIELLNGYFDAMSEPIERHGGEILKFMGDGLLAIFPLSNPCACSQLLGAIDEAQAALAALNEENLRKGHDPLGYGIGVHVGDVMYGNIGSRRRLDFTVIGPAVNIASRLETLTKELKRPVLLSRAFVEKAGCAGQLENLGSYALRGLDEPVDVFAFSGKR
- a CDS encoding ABC transporter substrate-binding protein, yielding MRNIILALALAGTALSTPVAAAEKLKIGTEGAYPPFNFVDSTGKIGGFDVEIGLALCERMGVECEVVAQDWDGIIPGLLAKKYDMIIASMFITEERKKQVAFSNPYYLAAMTHVAPKEAGITDFSNEALKGKVIGAQSGTTQADYIAAVYPDAEIKLYPTQDEANLDMVNGRLDLQVGDMLPMLDWVTKNDDGKDCCELIGEPITDRKFVGDGVGIAVRQEDNEMRERLNKALDEIRSDGTYKKINDKYFTIDVYTMK
- a CDS encoding DMT family transporter, producing MAVDSVPGNLSHENATARAGVVVMLLGMLMFSVNDVMGKWLVATYSVGQVVLIRSVAAALLLAPFLWMSGPKKLFALERPGLQLARVVASTAEVVAFYFAVIYLPLADVMTYWLAAPIYVAAVSPLVLKEPVGWRRWTAIAVGFVGVIVALEPSSQAFTLPAVISVLGSMTFAFMMISGRSLRGTPDTTLAFWQVAGAAVAGLVWAPFDWTPLKPLDTALICLLGVVAMVAHVLVNRALKLADAATVAPLQYTLLFWAIFFGWLIFGDTPRLSMVIGAGLIVASGLFIFFREQQLKRQGRLKG